GGTTGGGGTGGTGAATTCAAGCACCGGCGACATTGTGGTGTCTGAGGTATTAGGCAAAAACAGTACTGATATTAAACGTTTCGATAATACGCCGCTGATGCTGCAAGAGCTGTATGAGGATGGTTTAGGCGCGGCGGTTGGTGACGTGGGCGTGGTGAAGTACTACATCAAAAATCATCCAGAGAAAGAATTCAAGCTGGTTCCCGATAGCAAATTTGAACGCCAGTATTTTGGTATCGCCGTGGCAAAAGGAAACCAAGAATTACTCGGAAAAATTAATGCCGGCCTGAAGAAAATTGTGGCTGACGGGACCTATGCCAAGATTTATACCCAATGGTTTGATACGAACGTTCCAACGCTGCCTGAAAAGTAAACGCTGTGGGTTGCGCTTATGGACTGGGCGCAACCGGTATAGCTGTTATAACTTGCTGTCATAAATAGAAAAAATGTAATAAACAGGAAAGTTGTATGACCGGATTCCGTTGGGAAATCATTCAGGAATATGCACCGCTGTTTGCTGAAGGCGCGTGGATGACCATTAAATGCACCATTATCTGTGTAATTTTAGGCACGCTTTGGGGGTTAACCTTAGGCTTAGGAAGAATGGCTAAGGCGGAAAACGGCCCATGGCGCTTCGTGCTGCGTTATTTTGTGCAATGGCCTGTACGTGTTTACGTGAGTGCTTTCCGTGGCACACCGCTGTTTGTACAGATTATGGTGGTGCATTTTGCCCTCGTTCCTCTGCTGATAAACCCACGCGACGGTGTTTTGGTGACGAGCGGACTGATGTCCGTGGATTTTGCCCGCATGCTGCGTTCAGACTATGGCGCGTTCCTCTCTTGTATCGTGGCGATTACGCTTAATGCTGGCGCTTATGTGTCGGAGATCTTCCGTGCAGGCATTCAATCTATCGATCACGGACAAATGGAGGCCTCACGCGCGCTTGGTATGAGCTGGGGTAAAACCATGCGCAAAGTGATTTTGCCGCAGGCGTTTCGCCGGATCCTTCCGCCGCTGGGGAATAACGCGATTGCTATCGTTAAAGATTCTTCATTGGCCTCCGCCATTGGCTTGGCCGATCTTGCGTATGCGGCGCGTACCGTATCT
This is a stretch of genomic DNA from Hafnia alvei. It encodes these proteins:
- a CDS encoding amino acid ABC transporter permease; protein product: MTGFRWEIIQEYAPLFAEGAWMTIKCTIICVILGTLWGLTLGLGRMAKAENGPWRFVLRYFVQWPVRVYVSAFRGTPLFVQIMVVHFALVPLLINPRDGVLVTSGLMSVDFARMLRSDYGAFLSCIVAITLNAGAYVSEIFRAGIQSIDHGQMEASRALGMSWGKTMRKVILPQAFRRILPPLGNNAIAIVKDSSLASAIGLADLAYAARTVSGAYATYWEPYLTISVIYWMLTFILSLLVQHMEKRLSKSDSR